A genome region from Crossiella equi includes the following:
- a CDS encoding dienelactone hydrolase family protein, giving the protein MADSAPTADLDGWRRVPFEAAGRRHDVYEKGTGPGVVVLPELPGMTPAVLGFAEHLVARGFTVSAVSVFGRPGAREDLRAVGTMLRACVSAEFRALALNARRPFTDYLRALTRDLAARTPGPGVGVVGMCFTGGFALAAAVDDSVLAPVASQPSLPLPLGRARRQDPGLSEGELTRLEARTRESGLCLLGLRFTADRLVPGERFTALKERLGDAFEVIELDSGPGNADGFGRSAHSVLTREVREREGHPALVARERVVAFLRERLGG; this is encoded by the coding sequence ATGGCGGACAGCGCACCCACGGCGGACCTCGACGGCTGGCGGCGCGTGCCGTTCGAGGCCGCGGGCCGACGGCACGATGTGTACGAGAAGGGCACCGGCCCGGGCGTGGTCGTGCTGCCGGAGCTGCCGGGCATGACCCCCGCCGTGCTGGGCTTCGCCGAGCACCTGGTGGCGCGCGGGTTCACGGTGTCGGCGGTGTCGGTCTTCGGCAGGCCGGGCGCGCGGGAGGACCTTCGCGCGGTGGGCACGATGCTGCGGGCGTGCGTCTCGGCGGAGTTCCGGGCCCTGGCCCTGAACGCGCGCCGCCCGTTCACCGACTACCTGCGCGCCCTGACCCGCGACCTGGCGGCCCGCACTCCCGGCCCGGGGGTCGGTGTGGTCGGCATGTGCTTCACCGGCGGCTTCGCCCTGGCCGCGGCGGTCGATGACTCAGTCCTGGCCCCGGTGGCGAGTCAGCCTTCACTCCCCCTGCCGCTGGGCCGCGCCCGCCGTCAGGACCCGGGCCTGTCCGAGGGTGAGCTGACCCGCCTGGAAGCCCGCACCCGCGAGTCGGGCCTGTGCTTGCTGGGCTTGCGCTTCACGGCCGACCGCCTGGTGCCCGGCGAGCGGTTCACGGCGCTGAAGGAACGGCTCGGCGACGCGTTCGAGGTGATCGAGCTGGACTCGGGGCCGGGCAACGCCGACGGGTTCGGGCGCTCGGCGCATTCGGTGCTCACCCGGGAGGTGCGGGAACGGGAGGGGCATCCCGCGCTGGTGGCCCGGGAGCGGGTGGTGGCGTTCCTGCGGGAACGACTGGGCGGCTGA
- a CDS encoding discoidin domain-containing protein, which translates to MTAFSLASVGVPAMAGVAPGTGLAVRQPVAASSAEAAHTAAALTDGDQTTYWQSAGAALPQWAQVDLGTEQHIDGLTLRLPKGWAKRTQQLAVQASRDGVGFDTLLTHRAVTFDPGRDNTVRLDFPAATTRYLRLDVRENSGAKAAQLAEVEVHRAALSTTDLAAAATFSASSQQQDYAAGNVGDGNPGTYWESANNAFPQWIQADLGTSVSVNRLVLKLPGNWEARGQTLSVRTSGNGNDFTDLLASATHSFSPQAQNTVTLTFGATTTRYVRLHVTANTAWPAAQLSEFEIYGPTSGDTEAPTAPASLAYTQPGVDQIRLTWAAAGDNVGVTGYDVYANNALRSSVAGNVLTFTDTQPVSATVTYHVRARDAAGNTSPNSNPVTRTGTDAGTNLAQGKPIAASSTVHTFVAANANDNNVQTYWEGGGYPATLTVSLGANADISSVVLKLDPSSAWGRRTQTLEVLGRGQDGGEFKPLAASAQHVFDPASGNTVTIGATGRAADVQLRFTGNTGAPSGQVAEFQVIGTAAPNPNLTVTGSSWTPATPVETDSVRASATVRNAGTAAAGATNVNFYLGETKVGTADLGGLAANATATVTADLGPQAAGSYQLTAKADEDNKVVEQNETDNSHTNGTNLVVNPVSSSDLVAASVSWTPNNPSPGAQVSFSVAIRNQGSIASAAGAHGITLTVLDGNGTVVRTLTGSHNGVINAGSTTAPVNLGTWPSGSGRHTVRVVLADDANELPVKRANNTSTQALFVGRGANMPYDMYEAEDAVTGGGAQVIGPNRTIGDLAGEASGRRAVTLNTTGAYVEFTTRAETNTLVTRFSIPDSAGGGGIQSTLNVYVNGQLRGPVNLTSKYSWLYGAEAGPGNSPSAGAPRHIYDEANLMLGATVPAGSKIRLQKDAANTTNYAIDFINTEQVAQLPNPDPAKYAVPSGFGHQDVQNALDRVRMDTTGNLVGVYLPAGEYQTGGKFQVHGKAVKVTGAGPWFTRFLAPQNQENTDIGFDVQSSASGSSFANLAYFGNYTQRIDGPGKVFFLVNTHDITLDNIWNEHMVCLYWGQNTDRVVIKNSRIRNSFADAVNMTNGSTDGHVVNNDSRASGDDSFALFSAIDAGGGDVKNNVFENLTSTLTWRAAGIAVYGGYDNLFRNIYIADTLVYSGVTISSLDFGYPMNGFGPGPTTLQNISIVRAGGHFWGAQTFPGIWVFSASKVFRNIRVSDVDIVDPTYSGIMFQTKYNGPQPENPITDTVFTNVSISGARKSGDAFDAKSGFGLWANELPEPGQGPAVGSVTFNNLRLSNNHTDIRNTTSTFTINRN; encoded by the coding sequence TTGACCGCGTTCTCCCTGGCCAGCGTGGGTGTGCCCGCGATGGCGGGCGTCGCGCCGGGCACCGGCCTCGCCGTCCGCCAGCCGGTCGCGGCCAGCAGTGCCGAGGCCGCGCACACCGCGGCCGCCCTGACCGACGGCGACCAGACCACCTACTGGCAGAGCGCGGGTGCCGCGCTCCCGCAGTGGGCGCAGGTCGACCTCGGTACCGAGCAGCACATCGACGGCCTCACGCTTCGCCTGCCGAAGGGCTGGGCCAAGCGCACCCAGCAGCTCGCGGTGCAGGCCAGCAGGGACGGCGTCGGCTTCGACACTCTCCTCACCCACCGCGCGGTCACCTTCGACCCGGGCCGGGACAACACCGTCCGCCTGGACTTCCCCGCCGCCACCACCCGCTACCTCCGGCTGGACGTGCGTGAGAACTCCGGTGCCAAGGCGGCACAGCTCGCCGAGGTCGAGGTGCACCGGGCCGCGCTCTCCACCACCGACCTCGCCGCCGCGGCTACCTTCAGCGCCAGCAGCCAGCAGCAGGACTACGCCGCGGGCAACGTCGGCGACGGCAACCCCGGCACCTACTGGGAGAGCGCGAACAACGCGTTCCCGCAGTGGATCCAGGCCGACCTCGGTACCTCGGTGAGCGTGAACCGCCTGGTGCTCAAGCTGCCCGGCAACTGGGAGGCACGCGGCCAGACGCTGTCCGTGCGCACCAGCGGCAACGGCAACGACTTCACCGACCTGCTCGCCTCGGCCACGCACAGCTTCAGCCCGCAGGCGCAGAACACGGTCACCCTCACCTTCGGTGCCACCACCACGCGCTACGTGCGCCTGCACGTCACCGCGAACACCGCCTGGCCCGCCGCGCAGCTCTCCGAGTTCGAGATCTATGGCCCCACCAGCGGTGACACCGAGGCACCGACCGCGCCCGCCAGCCTGGCCTACACCCAGCCGGGTGTGGACCAGATCCGCCTGACCTGGGCGGCGGCCGGTGACAACGTGGGCGTCACCGGCTACGACGTCTACGCCAACAACGCCCTGCGCAGCAGCGTCGCGGGCAACGTGCTCACCTTCACCGACACCCAGCCGGTCAGCGCCACCGTGACCTACCACGTGCGGGCGCGTGACGCGGCGGGCAACACCTCGCCCAACAGCAACCCCGTCACCCGCACCGGCACCGACGCGGGCACCAACCTCGCCCAGGGCAAGCCGATCGCGGCCAGCTCGACCGTGCACACCTTCGTCGCGGCCAACGCCAACGACAACAACGTGCAGACCTACTGGGAGGGCGGCGGGTACCCGGCCACCCTGACGGTGTCCCTGGGGGCCAACGCCGACATCAGCTCCGTCGTGCTCAAGCTCGACCCGAGCTCGGCGTGGGGCCGCCGCACCCAGACCCTCGAGGTGCTCGGCCGCGGCCAGGACGGCGGCGAGTTCAAGCCGCTCGCGGCCTCCGCGCAGCACGTCTTCGACCCGGCCTCCGGCAACACGGTCACCATCGGGGCCACCGGCCGCGCCGCCGACGTGCAGCTGCGCTTCACCGGCAACACCGGCGCGCCCTCCGGCCAGGTCGCGGAGTTCCAGGTGATCGGCACCGCCGCCCCCAACCCGAACCTCACCGTCACCGGCAGCTCCTGGACCCCGGCGACCCCGGTGGAGACCGACTCGGTGCGGGCGAGCGCGACCGTCCGCAACGCGGGCACCGCGGCGGCCGGGGCCACCAACGTCAACTTCTACCTGGGCGAGACCAAGGTCGGCACCGCGGACCTCGGCGGGCTGGCCGCGAACGCCACCGCCACCGTCACCGCCGACCTCGGCCCGCAGGCCGCGGGCAGCTACCAGCTCACCGCCAAGGCCGACGAGGACAACAAGGTCGTCGAGCAGAACGAGACAGACAACAGCCACACCAACGGCACCAACCTCGTGGTGAACCCGGTGTCCAGCTCGGACCTGGTGGCCGCGTCGGTCAGCTGGACCCCGAACAACCCGTCCCCGGGCGCGCAGGTCAGCTTCTCGGTGGCCATCCGCAACCAGGGCAGCATCGCCTCCGCCGCGGGCGCGCACGGCATCACGCTCACCGTGCTCGACGGCAACGGCACGGTGGTGCGCACGCTCACCGGCTCGCACAACGGCGTCATCAACGCCGGGTCCACCACGGCCCCGGTGAACCTGGGCACCTGGCCCTCGGGCAGCGGCAGGCACACCGTGCGCGTGGTGCTCGCCGACGACGCCAACGAGCTGCCGGTCAAGCGCGCCAACAACACCAGCACGCAGGCGTTGTTCGTCGGCCGGGGCGCGAACATGCCCTACGACATGTACGAGGCCGAGGACGCGGTGACCGGCGGCGGCGCGCAGGTCATCGGTCCCAACCGCACCATCGGCGACCTCGCGGGCGAGGCGTCCGGGCGGCGCGCGGTCACGCTCAACACCACCGGCGCCTACGTCGAGTTCACCACCCGCGCCGAGACGAACACCCTGGTCACCCGCTTCTCCATCCCGGACTCGGCCGGGGGCGGCGGCATCCAGAGCACGCTCAACGTCTATGTCAACGGCCAGCTCCGCGGCCCGGTGAACCTGACCTCCAAGTACTCCTGGCTCTACGGCGCGGAGGCCGGTCCGGGCAACTCGCCGAGCGCGGGCGCGCCCCGGCACATCTACGACGAGGCCAACCTCATGCTGGGCGCGACCGTCCCGGCGGGCAGCAAGATCCGCCTGCAGAAGGACGCCGCGAACACCACGAACTACGCGATCGACTTCATCAACACCGAGCAGGTCGCGCAGCTGCCCAACCCGGACCCGGCCAAGTACGCGGTGCCCAGCGGCTTTGGCCACCAGGACGTGCAGAACGCCCTGGACCGGGTGCGCATGGACACCACCGGGAACCTCGTCGGCGTGTACCTGCCCGCGGGGGAGTACCAGACCGGTGGCAAGTTCCAGGTGCACGGCAAGGCGGTCAAAGTGACCGGCGCGGGCCCCTGGTTCACCCGCTTCCTGGCACCGCAGAACCAGGAGAACACCGACATCGGCTTCGACGTGCAGTCCAGCGCGAGCGGTTCCTCCTTCGCCAACCTCGCCTACTTCGGCAACTACACCCAGCGCATCGACGGTCCGGGCAAGGTCTTCTTCCTGGTCAACACGCACGACATCACGCTGGACAACATCTGGAACGAGCACATGGTGTGCCTCTACTGGGGGCAGAACACCGACCGGGTGGTCATCAAGAACTCGCGCATCCGCAACTCCTTCGCGGACGCGGTCAACATGACCAACGGCAGCACCGACGGGCACGTGGTCAACAACGACTCGCGGGCCAGCGGGGACGACAGCTTCGCGCTGTTCTCCGCGATCGACGCCGGTGGCGGGGACGTGAAGAACAACGTCTTCGAGAACCTCACCTCCACGCTCACCTGGCGGGCCGCGGGCATCGCGGTCTACGGCGGCTACGACAACCTCTTCCGCAACATCTACATCGCCGACACCCTGGTGTACTCGGGGGTCACGATCTCCTCGCTGGACTTCGGCTACCCGATGAACGGCTTCGGGCCGGGGCCGACGACGTTGCAGAACATCTCGATCGTGCGGGCGGGCGGCCACTTCTGGGGCGCGCAGACCTTCCCGGGCATCTGGGTGTTCTCCGCGTCGAAGGTCTTCCGCAACATCCGCGTGTCCGATGTGGACATCGTGGACCCGACCTACAGCGGGATCATGTTCCAGACCAAGTACAACGGCCCCCAGCCGGAGAACCCCATCACCGACACGGTGTTCACCAACGTCTCGATCTCCGGGGCGCGCAAGAGCGGTGACGCCTTCGATGCCAAGTCCGGGTTCGGGCTGTGGGCGAACGAGCTGCCCGAGCCCGGTCAGGGCCCGGCGGTCGGTTCGGTGACCTTCAACAACCTGCGGCTGTCCAACAACCACACCGACATCCGCAACACCACGTCCACGTTCACCATCAACCGGAACTAG
- a CDS encoding LysR family transcriptional regulator, with the protein MSNRAELVALRSFLAVYRTGGVSRAAEALALSQPSVSAHLRTVEAVVGRPLFTRAGRGVKPTEAGHALAAEIADHIDALENAVDALRPSAEGQAAMVFLGGPHDLLDTLVVPALAPLLRTGLVVRCRVGLADELTPALLRDELDIAVLTQLGGEPTRKLYLVLLLEEEFVLVGPPGTQPWDHQRPDAQPMVGYSEAMPMTRRYFRQCWGTRPPVPVLTVPDVRAVATAVRTGAGLAVLPSFRVAEDLARGSMVLAHKPAKPVTNSIYLATRRGREHLPRVRAVFSALVS; encoded by the coding sequence ATGTCCAACCGCGCCGAGCTGGTCGCGCTGCGCTCCTTCCTGGCCGTGTACCGCACCGGCGGGGTGTCCCGGGCGGCGGAGGCGCTGGCGCTGTCCCAGCCCTCGGTGTCGGCACACCTGCGCACGGTGGAGGCGGTGGTCGGGCGGCCGCTGTTCACCCGAGCCGGGCGCGGGGTGAAGCCGACCGAGGCCGGGCACGCGCTGGCGGCCGAGATCGCCGACCACATCGACGCGCTGGAGAACGCGGTGGACGCGCTGCGCCCCTCGGCCGAGGGGCAGGCGGCGATGGTGTTCCTGGGCGGACCGCACGACCTGCTCGACACGTTGGTGGTGCCCGCGCTGGCGCCGCTGCTGCGCACCGGGCTGGTGGTGCGCTGCCGCGTCGGCCTGGCCGACGAGCTCACCCCGGCACTGCTGCGCGACGAGCTCGACATCGCGGTGCTCACCCAGCTCGGCGGTGAGCCCACCCGCAAGCTGTACCTGGTGCTGTTGCTGGAGGAGGAGTTCGTGCTGGTCGGCCCGCCGGGCACGCAGCCGTGGGACCACCAGCGGCCGGACGCGCAGCCGATGGTCGGCTACTCCGAGGCGATGCCGATGACCCGCCGCTACTTCCGCCAGTGCTGGGGCACCCGGCCGCCGGTGCCGGTGCTGACCGTGCCGGACGTGCGCGCGGTGGCCACCGCGGTGCGCACCGGCGCGGGCCTGGCCGTGCTGCCGAGCTTCCGGGTGGCCGAGGACCTGGCGCGCGGCTCGATGGTGCTGGCGCACAAACCGGCCAAGCCGGTGACCAACTCGATCTACCTGGCCACCCGCCGCGGCCGCGAGCACCTGCCCAGGGTGCGGGCGGTGTTCTCCGCACTGGTGAGCTGA